From one Acidobacteriota bacterium genomic stretch:
- a CDS encoding uracil-DNA glycosylase encodes MEAIRADIGDCKRCALCAGRTNIAHSTGSFSAELMFVGEAPGADEDAQGAPFVGRAGQLLTKIIEAIGIKREEVFIGNINRCRPPGNRAPLPDETAACKPFLLREIAVVRPKVIVVLGNTAMKNLLDSREGITKIRGIFQDYYGVKVMPTFHPAYLLRDPSKKREVWDDMKKVRDYLNEHR; translated from the coding sequence ATCGAGGCGATCCGTGCCGATATCGGCGACTGCAAGCGCTGCGCGCTCTGCGCCGGGCGAACGAATATCGCGCACAGCACCGGCAGTTTTTCAGCCGAACTGATGTTCGTCGGCGAAGCGCCCGGCGCGGACGAAGACGCCCAGGGCGCGCCGTTCGTAGGACGCGCGGGACAATTGCTGACGAAGATCATCGAGGCGATCGGCATCAAGCGCGAAGAAGTTTTCATCGGCAACATCAACCGTTGCCGTCCGCCGGGAAACCGGGCGCCTTTGCCCGATGAGACCGCGGCGTGCAAACCGTTTCTGCTCCGCGAGATCGCCGTCGTCAGGCCAAAAGTGATCGTCGTTCTCGGCAATACGGCGATGAAGAACCTGCTCGACTCGCGCGAGGGGATAACGAAGATCCGCGGGATCTTTCAGGACTACTACGGCGTCAAGGTGATGCCGACATTTCATCCGGCGTATCTCTTGCGCGATCCGAGCAAGAAACGCGAAGTTTGGGACGATATGAAGAAGGTCCGCGATTATCTGAATGAGCATCGGTGA
- a CDS encoding sigma-70 family RNA polymerase sigma factor: MTDIELIASAMRGREAGFEELVRRYQRPITNYVFRMLNDYDSSLDVTQEVFIKVYNSLSKYSSEYKFSTWLYRIAHNAAIDHIRRKSPNQQSLEAENGDGSFQLQLECPNPTPEQERERSEWRTEIAAVVKCLPAAYRELILLRHSQDLSYDEIAEITNLPLGTVKNRLFRAREMMREIFIERGFTRI; encoded by the coding sequence TTGACAGACATCGAACTCATCGCGAGCGCGATGCGCGGTCGCGAGGCCGGTTTCGAAGAGCTCGTGCGTCGTTACCAGCGGCCGATCACGAATTACGTGTTTCGAATGCTCAACGACTACGATTCTTCGCTCGACGTGACGCAGGAAGTATTCATAAAGGTTTACAACTCGCTCAGCAAGTACAGCTCCGAATACAAGTTCTCGACCTGGCTCTACCGCATCGCGCACAATGCCGCGATCGATCATATTCGCCGCAAGTCGCCGAATCAACAGAGTCTTGAGGCCGAGAACGGTGACGGATCATTCCAGCTGCAGCTCGAGTGTCCGAATCCGACGCCGGAACAGGAACGCGAACGGAGTGAATGGCGAACCGAGATCGCCGCGGTCGTCAAATGTCTTCCGGCCGCGTATCGTGAACTTATTCTATTGCGTCATTCGCAGGATTTGAGCTACGACGAGATCGCGGAGATCACCAACCTGCCGCTCGGAACCGTCAAGAACCGTCTTTTCCGGGCCCGCGAGATGATGCGCGAGATATTTATCGAGCGCGGTTTTACAAGGATCTGA
- the rpsI gene encoding 30S ribosomal protein S9, with the protein MADIQYYGTGRRKTSTARVYLRPGNGDIIVNRRGFDEYFPNEALRMIIRQPLRLTETAGKFDILVNVAGGGTAGQAGAVRHGITRALMEYNIDFRGMLKKAGLVTRDPRQKERKKYGQKGARKRFQFSKR; encoded by the coding sequence ATGGCAGACATTCAGTATTACGGCACTGGCCGCAGAAAAACTTCAACAGCACGCGTTTATCTCCGTCCGGGCAATGGCGACATCATCGTCAATCGCCGCGGATTTGACGAGTATTTCCCGAACGAAGCGCTTCGAATGATCATTCGGCAACCGCTTCGTTTGACCGAGACCGCCGGCAAGTTCGACATTCTTGTTAATGTCGCGGGCGGCGGGACGGCCGGACAGGCCGGTGCGGTCCGTCACGGAATCACACGTGCGCTGATGGAATACAACATCGACTTTCGGGGCATGTTGAAGAAAGCGGGTCTCGTGACCCGCGACCCGCGTCAGAAAGAACGCAAAAAATACGGACAGAAAGGAGCCCGCAAGCGGTTCCAGTTCTCGAAACGTTAA
- a CDS encoding zf-HC2 domain-containing protein, protein MELEPAKSDRSCPRKQIAAYLDGELGAGDEFDLELHFAECPNCRAELNEQKRLLFALDGVLDERPEIELPENFAKVVATNAECRVEGLRCPIERGRALFVCLLLGGLVLFGLGADSVSSFGFVGSVADRTLAVAAFFGHLLMDLAVAVSVIVRSMFPQVVFKSAVPVGLLVVAGVFSVFFVAKILRQTRS, encoded by the coding sequence ATGGAATTGGAACCCGCAAAATCTGATCGGTCGTGTCCGCGGAAACAGATCGCGGCCTACCTCGACGGCGAACTTGGCGCCGGCGACGAGTTTGACCTTGAACTTCATTTTGCGGAATGCCCGAACTGCCGGGCCGAACTAAACGAGCAGAAGCGGCTTTTGTTCGCGCTCGACGGAGTTCTTGACGAGCGGCCGGAGATCGAACTTCCGGAAAATTTTGCGAAAGTAGTGGCGACGAACGCCGAATGTCGGGTCGAAGGTCTCCGTTGTCCGATCGAACGCGGGCGCGCCTTGTTCGTCTGTTTGCTGCTCGGTGGCCTCGTTCTTTTCGGTCTCGGCGCGGATTCGGTCTCCAGTTTTGGATTTGTCGGTTCGGTTGCCGATAGGACGCTCGCGGTCGCGGCGTTTTTCGGTCACTTGCTTATGGACCTCGCTGTGGCCGTGTCGGTCATTGTTCGCTCGATGTTCCCGCAGGTGGTTTTCAAATCAGCGGTTCCGGTCGGATTGCTGGTCGTCGCCGGGGTTTTCTCGGTTTTCTTCGTCGCAAAAATTCTCAGACAAACTCGATCTTAG
- a CDS encoding NUDIX hydrolase, whose translation MKPEKLSTKNIYKGRIFDVLVERIRENGLEYDREIVRHAGSVVIVPVFADLTVALVRQYRHAAGEYLLEIPAGTIERGEDPETGARRELEEEIGVTATNLEKLTEFFVSPGFLTELMHVFLATGLVETEQRLEADEFISVARYSFDEIFEMIHDHRIRDAKTICGVLLAAARFGRTFSF comes from the coding sequence ATGAAACCTGAAAAACTTTCGACCAAAAACATATACAAGGGCCGAATCTTCGATGTCCTTGTGGAACGGATTCGCGAGAATGGCCTCGAATACGACCGCGAGATCGTCAGACACGCCGGCTCGGTCGTCATCGTCCCCGTTTTCGCCGATCTTACGGTGGCGCTCGTGCGCCAGTACCGGCACGCCGCCGGCGAATATCTTCTTGAGATCCCGGCCGGAACGATCGAGCGCGGCGAAGACCCTGAAACGGGCGCGCGGCGCGAACTCGAAGAAGAGATCGGCGTGACCGCAACGAACCTCGAAAAACTTACCGAGTTTTTCGTTTCGCCCGGCTTTTTGACCGAGTTGATGCACGTCTTCCTCGCGACGGGACTCGTCGAAACCGAGCAACGGCTGGAGGCCGACGAATTTATCAGCGTTGCCCGTTATTCGTTCGACGAGATCTTCGAGATGATCCACGACCACCGAATTCGGGACGCCAAAACCATTTGCGGAGTACTCTTGGCGGCGGCGCGATTCGGGCGGACATTCAGCTTTTGA
- a CDS encoding UMP kinase, with protein sequence MKPVFKRLLLKLSGEALMGEQAYGIDLNVAEAVAREIKEVQAMGVEIAIVVGGGNIFRGVSKSAGNMDRAAADYIGMLATVMNAVVLQDALEQLGVYTRAMSAIDIPQLAEPFIRRRAERHLEKGRVVIFAAGTGNPYFTTDSAAALRALEIRAEVILKATKVDGVYTADPMIVKDAVKYDQITYQEVLEKHLKVMDASAISLCMDNNLPIMVFNMKSSGNIIKAVCGDLSIGTLVTTGEDGQAA encoded by the coding sequence ATGAAGCCTGTTTTCAAACGACTGCTGCTCAAACTTTCAGGCGAAGCCCTGATGGGGGAGCAAGCGTACGGCATCGACCTCAACGTCGCCGAGGCCGTGGCGCGCGAGATCAAGGAAGTTCAGGCGATGGGCGTCGAGATCGCGATCGTCGTCGGCGGCGGGAACATCTTCCGCGGCGTCTCGAAATCGGCCGGAAATATGGATCGCGCCGCCGCGGACTATATCGGGATGCTCGCGACCGTGATGAATGCGGTGGTTTTGCAGGACGCGCTCGAGCAACTCGGCGTTTACACGCGCGCGATGTCGGCGATCGACATCCCGCAGTTGGCCGAACCGTTCATCCGGCGCCGTGCGGAGCGGCATCTTGAGAAAGGACGCGTCGTGATCTTTGCGGCGGGCACCGGCAATCCGTATTTTACGACCGATTCCGCCGCCGCTCTCCGTGCGCTCGAGATCCGGGCCGAGGTCATTCTCAAGGCGACGAAGGTCGATGGAGTTTACACGGCCGATCCGATGATCGTCAAGGACGCCGTCAAATACGATCAAATCACGTACCAGGAAGTTCTTGAGAAGCATTTGAAGGTTATGGATGCTTCGGCGATCTCACTTTGTATGGACAATAATTTGCCGATAATGGTCTTCAATATGAAATCCAGCGGCAACATCATCAAGGCCGTGTGCGGCGATCTGTCTATCGGAACGCTCGTGACCACCGGTGAAGACGGGCAGGCAGCCTGA
- the rplM gene encoding 50S ribosomal protein L13, which produces MSTYFPSGKGLAENRKWFVVDAKGKTVGRLATEVARILSGKNNPDWTPFLDMGDHVVVINARHAIFKGSKNDQKVYRHHTLYPGGLREKSVKDMFATKPERIIELAVKGMLPKTKLGKAMAKKLKVYADGEHRHSAQKPESIVIETK; this is translated from the coding sequence ATGAGTACTTATTTTCCGAGCGGAAAGGGTTTAGCAGAAAACCGTAAATGGTTTGTGGTCGATGCCAAGGGCAAGACCGTCGGACGTCTGGCGACCGAGGTCGCGCGGATCCTGTCCGGCAAAAACAATCCTGACTGGACGCCGTTCCTTGATATGGGAGACCACGTCGTTGTCATCAACGCGCGTCACGCGATCTTCAAGGGTTCGAAGAACGACCAGAAGGTTTATCGCCATCACACGCTCTATCCGGGCGGACTGCGCGAAAAATCGGTCAAGGATATGTTCGCCACGAAACCCGAACGGATCATCGAACTGGCCGTCAAAGGCATGCTTCCGAAAACCAAACTCGGAAAGGCGATGGCCAAGAAACTAAAGGTTTACGCGGACGGCGAGCATCGTCATTCGGCTCAGAAACCTGAATCAATCGTTATTGAAACGAAGTAG
- a CDS encoding type II secretion system protein — translation MRVAKSTIRDRVSQSGFTLLELVITLTVMSVVVLATIPIAQNAVKRQKEMRLRETLRQIRSAIDEFKRDTIGACPQGAVTTSNPTQAGVNIPADPRSRVVIDDCKIFTTDNLDRYPPDLKTLVDGVKVKARGLQTRQGSVFDEKNATEINDNKEVTKVYLREMPIDPMTGKDDWVLRSSYQTKDASSWDEINLFDVRTSSDEEALNGEKYSDW, via the coding sequence ATGCGGGTCGCAAAATCCACAATTCGGGATCGCGTCTCTCAAAGCGGTTTCACACTGCTCGAACTCGTCATCACGCTGACCGTGATGTCGGTCGTCGTCCTGGCGACGATCCCGATCGCGCAGAACGCGGTGAAGCGGCAGAAGGAGATGCGCTTGCGCGAAACACTCCGGCAGATCCGGAGCGCGATCGACGAATTCAAGCGCGACACCATCGGAGCCTGCCCGCAAGGCGCGGTCACGACTTCCAACCCGACGCAGGCCGGCGTGAATATCCCTGCGGATCCGCGAAGCCGCGTCGTGATCGACGACTGCAAGATCTTCACGACGGACAATCTGGATCGTTATCCGCCGGACCTGAAGACGCTCGTCGACGGGGTCAAGGTCAAAGCCCGTGGATTGCAAACCCGGCAGGGAAGCGTTTTCGATGAAAAGAATGCGACGGAGATAAACGACAATAAGGAAGTTACAAAAGTCTATCTGAGGGAAATGCCGATCGATCCGATGACGGGCAAGGATGATTGGGTCTTGCGGTCCTCATACCAGACCAAAGATGCGTCGAGTTGGGATGAGATAAATCTGTTCGACGTGCGGACGTCATCCGACGAAGAAGCGCTAAACGGAGAGAAATACAGTGATTGGTAA
- the tsf gene encoding translation elongation factor Ts yields the protein MAEITASGVKSLREKTGAGMIDCKNALVEANGDENAAIEILRKKGMATASKKEGRVTAEGAVGSYIHMGGKVGVLVEINCESDFVSRGEEFQQLVKDVAMHIAASDPRYLKRDEVPASELDKEREILMEQLKNDPKNASKPEEVLAKIIDGRLNKYFEDNVLLDQAFVKDPSKTIGDLVTEKIASIKENISIRRYARFKMGEGIEKKQDDFAAEVASMVG from the coding sequence ATGGCAGAAATTACAGCGAGTGGAGTTAAGTCCCTTCGCGAAAAGACCGGTGCGGGAATGATCGATTGCAAGAACGCCTTGGTCGAAGCGAACGGTGATGAGAATGCAGCGATCGAGATCCTTCGCAAGAAAGGAATGGCGACCGCGAGCAAGAAAGAAGGCCGCGTGACGGCTGAAGGCGCAGTCGGATCGTACATCCATATGGGTGGCAAGGTCGGAGTCCTCGTCGAGATCAACTGCGAAAGCGATTTCGTCTCTCGCGGCGAGGAGTTTCAGCAGTTGGTGAAAGATGTAGCGATGCATATCGCCGCCTCCGATCCGCGTTACCTGAAGCGTGACGAAGTTCCCGCATCAGAACTCGACAAAGAGCGCGAGATCCTGATGGAACAGCTCAAGAACGATCCGAAAAATGCGAGCAAGCCTGAAGAAGTGCTGGCCAAGATCATCGACGGACGTTTGAACAAATACTTCGAGGACAACGTTCTGCTCGATCAGGCGTTCGTTAAGGATCCGTCGAAAACGATCGGCGATCTCGTCACGGAAAAGATTGCATCGATCAAGGAAAACATCTCGATCCGTCGATACGCACGCTTCAAGATGGGTGAGGGCATCGAAAAGAAACAAGACGATTTCGCCGCCGAAGTCGCCTCGATGGTGGGATAG
- a CDS encoding DUF4870 domain-containing protein, with product MMLTTPEERQMGMFLHLSQLANIVLPPAGLVLPIVLWQVKKDEMPGLDRHGKMVVNWMISSLIYFFVSGILVFVIVGFFLLLALALLSVIFPIVGAVKANNGELWEYPLTIKFLK from the coding sequence ATGATGCTGACGACTCCGGAAGAACGTCAGATGGGGATGTTCCTTCACCTGTCGCAGTTGGCGAACATAGTCTTGCCGCCGGCCGGATTGGTTCTTCCGATCGTGCTCTGGCAGGTTAAGAAAGACGAAATGCCGGGGCTCGACAGACACGGCAAGATGGTCGTCAACTGGATGATCTCGTCGCTGATCTACTTCTTCGTCAGCGGTATTTTGGTGTTTGTCATCGTCGGCTTTTTCTTGCTCCTGGCGCTCGCGCTTCTGAGCGTGATCTTTCCGATCGTCGGCGCGGTCAAGGCCAACAACGGAGAGCTTTGGGAGTACCCGCTCACGATCAAGTTCTTGAAGTAG
- a CDS encoding type II secretion system protein produces MIGKGLRAFLKLRRPGSGALRPRFEAGDPKSRSERGFSLLELMMAIFILIILLSVALPAYQRSVQHARETVLKENLWQIRRQIDQYSADKGKLPQSLNELVEGKYLRELPVDPILERAEWNEVMGEDPNSTENSQGLVDVKSLAEGEDSDGKKYEAY; encoded by the coding sequence GTGATTGGTAAGGGTTTGCGGGCATTTTTGAAGTTGAGGCGACCGGGGAGCGGTGCCCTGCGGCCAAGATTCGAAGCCGGAGACCCCAAATCCCGGTCCGAACGCGGTTTTTCGCTTTTGGAACTGATGATGGCGATCTTCATTCTGATCATCCTTCTCTCGGTCGCACTGCCCGCGTATCAGCGCAGCGTTCAGCACGCACGGGAAACCGTTCTCAAGGAGAATCTCTGGCAGATTCGGCGGCAGATAGACCAGTATTCGGCCGACAAGGGAAAACTGCCGCAGTCTCTGAACGAGCTTGTCGAGGGTAAATACCTTCGGGAACTTCCGGTCGATCCGATCCTGGAACGCGCGGAATGGAATGAAGTGATGGGCGAAGACCCGAATTCGACAGAGAATTCGCAAGGCCTCGTCGATGTCAAGAGTCTCGCGGAGGGCGAGGATTCTGATGGGAAGAAGTACGAAGCGTATTGA
- the frr gene encoding ribosome recycling factor, with protein MSVDTILNETKPKMELVIEDLKRKLANVRTGRATVGLLDSVVVDYYGSPTPLSQMASIAVPEPQMLTITPWDMSQLGPVEKAIIAANLGLNPSNDGKMIRLPIPALNEERRKQLAKQVHEFAEEHKVAVRNIRHHSNDGLKKMLKDKAISEDDERFGLDEVQKMTNAFTGKIDELAKTKEQEIMHV; from the coding sequence ATGAGTGTTGATACAATTCTGAACGAAACAAAACCGAAGATGGAACTGGTCATTGAAGACCTCAAGCGGAAGCTTGCCAATGTCCGGACCGGCCGTGCGACGGTCGGATTGCTCGACAGCGTCGTCGTCGATTATTACGGCTCGCCGACACCGCTCAGCCAGATGGCGTCGATCGCCGTCCCCGAACCGCAGATGCTCACCATCACGCCGTGGGATATGTCGCAGCTCGGCCCGGTCGAAAAGGCGATCATCGCCGCGAATCTCGGCCTCAACCCGTCAAACGACGGCAAGATGATCCGTCTTCCGATTCCGGCGCTGAACGAAGAACGCCGCAAACAGCTTGCGAAGCAGGTTCACGAATTCGCTGAAGAACACAAGGTCGCAGTGCGCAACATCCGCCATCATTCGAACGACGGCTTGAAGAAAATGCTCAAGGACAAGGCGATCTCGGAAGACGACGAGCGCTTCGGACTGGACGAGGTCCAGAAAATGACGAACGCCTTCACCGGTAAGATCGACGAACTGGCGAAGACGAAAGAGCAGGAGATAATGCACGTCTGA
- a CDS encoding carboxypeptidase regulatory-like domain-containing protein, with protein sequence MSRFKFLAFIAIMTVMTVSSVRAQQNGSVGGQVFDSLGAVVVGANVVVVNSAGKEKSVITNKQGEFLVGGLAPGKYTVRVIAPKFAIYEQSEVDVTAGAKNELTVALTVQSVNENVEINSDQQVDNDPNNNKDATVLKGKDLEGLPDNEEELEAALQALAGPSSGPNGGQIYVDGFTGGRLPPKDSIREIRINQNPFSAEYDRLGFGRIEILTKPGSDRWRGQAFLNFNDEIFNSRNPFAANRADSQTKFYGGNVSGPIVKGKSSFFFDISNRDIVNGSLLNATVLDSTLNIVPFQQEFSIPTKRFSIGPRFDYAINDKNTLVGRYSFTRVKSDNQGIGDLSLPTRAFGTTNTEHEIRLTETAVINPKTVNETRFSYEWEKRNQTGDNTIPTISVSQAFTGGGAQIGLNTNQQKNWELQNYTTTSAGSKSEHGIKFGVRVRGVSIKDRSESGFGGTFTFLGFFSPNDPFDTNADGVVSAIEQYRAKVLGSADPRYNPTLFNITSGNPLADVSQVDVGAFFSDDWRVRQDLTLSFGLRYENQNNISDKMNFAPRFSYAWSPGAGGAKQPKTVFRGGVGVFFDRFSENLTLQSIRFDGTRQLNYVVSVNEPDPIRRAAAIALLGQPTFTLTGVTNVPTVAQIASIVPFSTTQRTVASDLKAPYTVQGAFGVERQLPFRTTLTAFFIVSRNIHLLRSRNINAPICATSTNCDGSLRPNPALGTINQYESSGVLNQQQMILNFRTQVNQKISLFGNYRLGFAKSDTDGAGSSPAYAYDLTGEYGNSALDVRHNFFLGGQITLPWDIRMSPFIIASSGRPFNITSGVDPNGDLVNLERPTFAQLAIRCSERRITASYCNTAGKDPNAVVPRNYGRGPAFFNVNLNLSKSFGFGGERASTSSTPQPQPQGGGDRPTGGGGGGGNRGGGGGFGGGMGGMFGGGAGGSNPYNLTFGVQISNLFNTVNLSTPVGNLASSRFGESTSTAGGFGPFGGGGGGGRRVELQARFNW encoded by the coding sequence ATGAGCAGATTCAAATTTTTAGCATTCATAGCCATTATGACCGTGATGACCGTTTCGTCGGTCCGGGCCCAACAGAACGGCTCGGTCGGCGGTCAGGTTTTTGACAGTCTCGGCGCGGTTGTCGTCGGCGCCAATGTCGTCGTCGTCAATTCGGCGGGAAAAGAAAAGTCGGTCATCACCAACAAGCAGGGCGAATTCCTGGTCGGCGGGCTTGCCCCCGGCAAGTACACCGTTCGGGTCATCGCGCCGAAATTCGCGATTTACGAACAGTCCGAAGTCGATGTGACGGCGGGCGCGAAGAACGAATTGACGGTCGCGCTGACCGTGCAGTCGGTGAATGAGAACGTCGAGATCAACAGCGACCAGCAGGTCGACAACGATCCGAACAACAACAAGGACGCGACGGTTTTGAAAGGCAAGGACCTCGAAGGACTTCCGGACAATGAAGAAGAACTCGAGGCGGCGCTGCAGGCGCTCGCCGGTCCGTCTTCGGGACCGAACGGCGGACAAATTTACGTCGACGGATTCACCGGCGGGCGACTTCCTCCGAAGGATTCGATCCGCGAGATCCGCATCAACCAGAACCCGTTTTCGGCTGAATACGATCGGTTGGGTTTCGGCCGGATCGAGATCCTGACGAAGCCGGGTTCGGACCGTTGGCGCGGACAGGCGTTTCTCAACTTCAACGACGAGATCTTCAATTCGCGAAATCCGTTCGCGGCGAATCGCGCCGATTCACAGACCAAGTTTTACGGCGGCAACGTTTCGGGGCCGATCGTCAAAGGAAAGTCTTCGTTCTTCTTTGACATCAGCAACCGCGACATCGTCAACGGTTCACTGCTCAATGCCACCGTGCTCGATTCGACCTTGAACATCGTGCCGTTTCAGCAGGAATTCTCGATCCCGACCAAACGTTTTTCGATCGGTCCGCGATTTGATTACGCGATCAATGACAAGAACACGCTCGTCGGCCGATACAGCTTCACTCGTGTAAAAAGCGACAATCAGGGGATCGGTGATCTCTCGCTTCCGACACGGGCATTTGGAACAACGAATACTGAGCACGAGATCCGTTTGACTGAAACGGCGGTGATCAATCCGAAAACTGTGAATGAAACGCGTTTCTCGTACGAATGGGAGAAGCGGAATCAAACGGGCGACAATACGATCCCGACGATCAGCGTCTCGCAGGCGTTCACCGGCGGCGGCGCGCAGATCGGTCTTAATACCAATCAGCAGAAGAACTGGGAACTCCAGAACTACACCACGACCTCGGCCGGATCGAAATCGGAACACGGGATTAAATTCGGTGTCCGGGTCAGGGGAGTCTCGATCAAGGACCGCTCGGAATCGGGTTTCGGCGGTACATTCACATTCCTTGGATTCTTTTCGCCCAATGATCCTTTCGATACGAATGCCGATGGCGTCGTTTCGGCCATCGAACAATACCGGGCGAAGGTGCTCGGCTCCGCGGATCCGCGCTACAATCCGACGCTGTTCAATATCACCTCGGGAAATCCGTTGGCGGATGTTTCGCAGGTCGACGTCGGCGCGTTCTTTTCCGACGACTGGCGGGTCCGTCAGGATCTGACGCTCAGTTTCGGACTTCGTTACGAGAATCAGAACAATATCAGCGACAAGATGAATTTCGCGCCGCGTTTCAGCTATGCCTGGTCGCCCGGCGCTGGCGGAGCGAAACAGCCGAAGACCGTCTTTCGCGGCGGTGTCGGAGTGTTTTTCGATCGTTTCAGCGAAAATCTGACGCTCCAGTCGATTCGTTTCGATGGAACGCGTCAGCTCAATTACGTGGTTTCGGTCAATGAGCCGGACCCGATTCGTCGCGCGGCGGCGATCGCGTTGCTCGGTCAGCCGACTTTCACGCTCACCGGCGTAACCAATGTTCCGACAGTGGCGCAGATCGCTTCAATCGTTCCGTTTTCGACGACACAGCGGACGGTGGCGAGCGATCTCAAGGCTCCGTACACGGTTCAGGGCGCGTTCGGCGTCGAAAGGCAATTGCCGTTCAGAACGACGCTCACGGCGTTCTTCATCGTTTCGAGGAACATTCATCTGCTCAGATCGCGCAACATCAATGCTCCGATTTGCGCGACGTCAACCAATTGCGACGGCTCGCTTCGCCCGAATCCGGCGCTTGGCACCATCAATCAATATGAGTCAAGCGGCGTCCTGAACCAGCAGCAGATGATTCTGAATTTCAGGACTCAGGTCAACCAGAAAATCTCGCTGTTCGGCAATTACCGGCTCGGATTTGCCAAGAGCGACACCGACGGCGCGGGAAGTTCGCCGGCTTACGCTTATGATCTGACAGGCGAGTATGGGAATTCGGCACTCGACGTTCGCCACAACTTTTTCCTCGGCGGTCAGATTACGCTTCCGTGGGACATTCGTATGAGTCCGTTCATCATCGCCTCTTCGGGGCGTCCGTTCAATATCACGAGCGGTGTGGATCCGAATGGCGACTTGGTCAACCTCGAGCGCCCGACGTTCGCGCAGCTCGCGATAAGATGTTCGGAGCGACGGATCACGGCTTCATACTGCAATACGGCGGGCAAGGATCCGAACGCGGTCGTTCCGCGCAATTACGGTCGCGGACCGGCGTTCTTCAATGTCAATCTGAACCTCAGCAAGTCGTTCGGATTTGGCGGAGAACGAGCGAGTACGTCTTCAACTCCGCAGCCGCAGCCGCAGGGCGGCGGTGATCGACCGACCGGCGGCGGCGGCGGTGGCGGTAACCGAGGCGGCGGTGGCGGATTCGGCGGCGGAATGGGCGGAATGTTCGGCGGCGGCGCCGGCGGAAGCAATCCCTACAATCTGACGTTCGGGGTTCAGATCTCGAATTTGTTCAACACCGTCAACCTATCGACACCGGTAGGTAATCTGGCGTCTTCACGTTTTGGTGAGTCAACGTCGACAGCCGGCGGCTTCGGCCCCTTCGGCGGCGGCGGCGGTGGTGGCCGGCGAGTCGAACTTCAGGCGCGTTTCAATTGGTAA
- the rpsB gene encoding 30S ribosomal protein S2, which yields MATVTMKELLEAGVHFGHQVRRWNPKMKEYIFGERNGIYIIDLQKTQKLFRDALGFVTEAVSARPNMKILFVGTKRQAQEAIKEEAERCGQFYINNRWLGGLMTNFQTVQHSIQKIKNIEAMREDGRYDMLTKKERLGLDRQHESLMKNLAGIKDMRGLPDMLFIIDVRKEEIAVAEANRLGIPVVAVVDTNCSPEGIDRVIPGNDDALRAIRLFASRIADAILEGQNFGTEGGVSAGEESVETEAIAAPVAAVSEPVAAVEPVVAEIAEPAAVETVVAEVAEPAAAVEPVVAEVVEPAAEASVEAATDEAESNEAAAS from the coding sequence TTGGCTACTGTAACGATGAAAGAACTCCTCGAAGCCGGAGTTCACTTTGGTCACCAGGTCCGCCGTTGGAACCCGAAGATGAAGGAATACATTTTCGGTGAGCGGAACGGAATTTACATTATCGATCTTCAGAAGACTCAAAAGCTCTTCCGCGACGCGCTCGGGTTTGTTACCGAAGCTGTTTCGGCACGGCCCAATATGAAGATCCTCTTTGTCGGCACGAAGCGCCAGGCGCAGGAAGCCATCAAGGAAGAAGCGGAACGCTGCGGGCAGTTCTACATCAACAATCGCTGGCTTGGCGGTTTGATGACGAACTTCCAGACGGTTCAGCATTCGATCCAGAAAATCAAGAACATCGAAGCGATGCGTGAGGACGGCCGTTACGATATGCTCACCAAGAAGGAGCGTCTCGGACTCGATCGGCAGCACGAAAGCCTGATGAAGAATCTCGCCGGCATCAAGGATATGCGCGGACTTCCCGATATGCTTTTCATTATCGACGTCCGCAAAGAAGAGATCGCCGTCGCCGAGGCCAATCGTTTGGGAATCCCGGTCGTCGCGGTCGTTGATACGAACTGCTCGCCGGAAGGGATCGACCGCGTCATCCCGGGCAATGACGATGCGCTTCGCGCGATTCGCCTCTTCGCTTCGCGTATCGCCGACGCCATCCTCGAAGGCCAGAACTTCGGAACCGAAGGCGGCGTCAGTGCGGGAGAAGAATCCGTCGAGACCGAAGCAATTGCAGCACCTGTGGCCGCAGTTTCCGAACCGGTCGCAGCGGTTGAGCCGGTTGTCGCGGAGATTGCCGAACCTGCCGCCGTCGAAACGGTCGTCGCCGAGGTTGCCGAACCGGCAGCAGCGGTTGAACCGGTTGTCGCGGAAGTTGTCGAACCTGCAGCGGAAGCGTCGGTTGAAGCAGCAACCGACGAAGCGGAATCGAACGAAGCAGCAGCAAGCTAA